In Desulfuromonadaceae bacterium, a single genomic region encodes these proteins:
- the recO gene encoding DNA repair protein RecO, with protein sequence MGSLAPRPGINYHPPMHIHRDEAIILHSRAYGEADRIVTALTRSHGLLKGFARNARKSRKRFGPALEPFALLKLIWNPPRSGELSSLREAEILDLRTGLRRDLPTLALAGYGLELTERLTPEGDLHTEHFALLNAFLDHLVAVGAVPTAKLLLELRLVQLAGLMPHLLHCAVCNAPFSEDIVPFSADYGGGICGTCATGNDGPPVNVATLGSLSRCLRAPVTVFADLHLGAMTLREGGSILGAALAAHLDRPLASSAFLQLADSMTPVDPRKK encoded by the coding sequence ATGGGAAGCCTTGCTCCCCGCCCCGGAATCAACTATCATCCCCCCATGCACATCCATCGCGACGAAGCCATCATTCTCCACAGCCGCGCTTACGGTGAAGCCGACCGGATCGTCACCGCACTGACCCGTAGCCACGGTCTGCTCAAGGGGTTTGCCCGCAATGCCCGCAAGAGTCGCAAGCGGTTCGGCCCGGCGCTGGAGCCGTTCGCCCTGCTCAAGCTGATCTGGAACCCGCCACGCAGCGGAGAGCTGAGTTCCCTGCGCGAGGCCGAGATCCTTGATCTGCGCACCGGGCTGCGTCGCGACCTGCCGACACTGGCGCTGGCCGGTTACGGTCTGGAACTGACCGAGCGGTTGACACCGGAGGGAGATCTTCACACCGAGCACTTTGCTCTGCTTAACGCTTTCCTCGACCACCTCGTTGCAGTCGGCGCCGTGCCAACCGCGAAGCTGCTCTTGGAGCTGCGGCTGGTGCAGCTGGCGGGATTGATGCCGCACCTGCTGCACTGCGCCGTCTGCAACGCCCCGTTCAGCGAGGACATCGTCCCGTTCAGCGCCGACTACGGCGGCGGGATCTGCGGCACCTGCGCAACCGGTAATGACGGTCCGCCGGTCAACGTGGCCACCCTCGGCAGCCTCTCCCGTTGCCTGCGTGCACCCGTGACCGTCTTCGCCGATCTGCACCTCGGCGCGATGACGCTCCGGGAGGGCGGAAGCATTCTCGGCGCGGCGCTTGCGGCACACCTTGACCGCCCGTTGGCAAGCAGCGCATTTCTCCAGCTCGCCGATTCCATGACGCCCGTCGACCCCCGCAAAAAGTAG
- the glyQ gene encoding glycine--tRNA ligase subunit alpha: protein MTFQELILSLQNFWAKQGCIIQQPYDIEKGAGTFNPATFLRALGPEPWNVAYVEPSRRPTDGRYGENPNRLQHYYQFQVLLKPSPMNIQELYLDSLKSFGIDPSKHDIRFVEDDWESPTLGAWGLGWEVWLDGMEITQFTYFQQCGGIDLKPIPGEITYGIERIAMYIQGVDNVYDLEWVDGIKYGAVHHQTEVEFSTYNFEEADTAMLFQLFDMYEKESTRLAELELVFPAYDFVLKASHAFNLLDARGAISVTERANYIGRVRNLSRLCAQGYVAQREKLGFPLLKK, encoded by the coding sequence GTGACCTTTCAGGAGCTGATTCTTTCATTACAAAATTTCTGGGCCAAGCAGGGGTGCATTATTCAGCAACCTTACGATATCGAAAAAGGTGCCGGAACCTTCAACCCCGCGACTTTTTTGCGGGCACTCGGCCCGGAACCGTGGAACGTTGCTTATGTGGAACCCTCGCGCCGCCCCACCGATGGTCGCTACGGTGAAAACCCGAACCGCCTTCAGCATTATTATCAGTTTCAAGTCCTCTTGAAACCATCGCCGATGAACATTCAGGAGCTTTATCTCGATTCACTCAAAAGTTTCGGGATTGACCCGTCGAAACACGATATTCGCTTCGTCGAAGACGACTGGGAATCGCCGACCCTCGGCGCCTGGGGGCTGGGCTGGGAAGTCTGGCTCGACGGCATGGAAATCACCCAGTTTACCTACTTCCAGCAGTGCGGCGGCATCGACCTGAAGCCGATTCCGGGGGAAATCACCTACGGCATCGAGCGTATCGCCATGTATATCCAGGGGGTCGATAACGTCTATGACCTGGAATGGGTTGACGGCATTAAATACGGCGCGGTGCATCACCAGACCGAAGTCGAATTCTCAACATATAACTTCGAGGAAGCCGACACTGCGATGCTCTTTCAGCTCTTCGATATGTACGAAAAGGAATCTACCCGGCTGGCGGAACTGGAGCTGGTCTTCCCCGCCTACGACTTTGTTCTCAAGGCTTCGCACGCTTTCAACCTGCTCGATGCACGCGGCGCAATTTCGGTCACCGAACGGGCCAACTACATTGGCCGGGTGCGCAACCTGTCACGTCTCTGTGCTCAGGGGTATGTTGCTCAACGTGAAAAACTCGGTTTCCCGTTATTGAAGAAGTAA